Proteins encoded in a region of the Sphingopyxis sp. OAS728 genome:
- a CDS encoding error-prone DNA polymerase: MTGEPAYVELQVTTHFSFLRGASSPGELFAAAALLGLPALGVADRHSVAGIVRAWDAEKATGVRAITGTRLDLADGTALLLYPTDKTAYGRMCRLLSAGKTRAGKGACHLDWADVAEWNEGLLAIFLPDRADAASEAALARTKRIFGSRAYMALAIRRRPRDAVRLRDLAALAAKARVPTLATNDVLYHAPERRLLQDVVTCIREKCTIDELGDRRERFADRYLKSAAEMERLFRRYLKDASPVARTLEFAERCAFSLEELKYQYPDEIGDSGRTPQEELERLTWEKAPARYPEGIDGKIRDQLEHELQLIGQLDYAPYFLTVHSIVAEARRREILCQGRGSAANSAVCYVLGITSIDPVRSELLFERFVSAERREPPDIDVDFEHERREEIIQWIYETYGRTRSALTAVVTRYRSRGAVREVGKALGLSEDVTAGLAGAVWGYSRDGVEEKHAEELNLDMSDKRLALTLELARTLINTPRHLSQHPGGFVLTRDRLDELVPIEPAAMEDRQVIEWDKDDIDALGFMKVDILALGMLSCMRRAFEFLRNDKRIAHDLSTIPAEDPATYKMIRKADTLGVFQIESRAQMASIPLMAPKTFYDLVIQVAIVRPGPIQGDMVHPYRRRRNGEEAVTYPTPELRRVLEKTLGVPLFQEQAMRVAIECAGFTASEADLLRRAMATFKLTGGVSHFRDKLIDGMVRRGYEREFAEKTFKQIEGFGSYGFPESHAASFALIAYASSWMKCHHPDAFCAALLNAQPMGFYAPAQIVRDARQHGVEVRPIDVNMSRWDCSLEPGDARHGNGKYLAVRLGLRMVRGLANEDGAAIVAARAGLPYTSAEEIQRRAGVGRGALDRIGDADGFASLGSSRREGLWEVKGLGHAALPLFQAADERAGRLQREALEPETLLAPMGEGAEVVEDYRASGLSLRAHPLAFLRDELRARKFITCEELQTTKDGRWVNLAGVVLVRQKPGSAKGVMFITLEDETNVANLVVWTKVFEANRRIVLGASMMGVRGQVQREGDVIHVIAQRLEDMSPMLASVGNRQDVSDIYRVSRADVVKSPVSPDPRDPETRPLGRNPRDIYIPDLRLGSGIVPGQPTKGIKIKPRDFR; encoded by the coding sequence GTGACGGGCGAGCCCGCCTATGTCGAACTCCAGGTCACCACCCATTTCAGCTTCCTGCGCGGCGCCTCGTCGCCGGGCGAGCTGTTCGCGGCGGCGGCGCTGCTCGGCCTGCCCGCGCTCGGCGTGGCCGACCGCCACAGCGTCGCCGGAATCGTGCGCGCCTGGGATGCCGAGAAGGCGACCGGCGTGCGCGCGATCACCGGCACGCGGCTCGATCTGGCCGACGGCACCGCGCTGCTTCTTTATCCCACCGACAAGACGGCCTATGGCCGCATGTGCCGTCTGCTCAGCGCGGGCAAGACGCGCGCCGGCAAGGGCGCGTGTCACCTCGATTGGGCCGATGTCGCGGAATGGAATGAGGGGCTTCTCGCGATATTCCTTCCCGATCGCGCCGACGCGGCGAGCGAGGCGGCGCTCGCGCGGACGAAGCGGATCTTCGGCAGCCGCGCCTATATGGCGCTCGCGATCCGCCGCCGTCCGCGCGACGCGGTGCGGCTGCGCGATCTGGCGGCGCTCGCGGCAAAGGCGCGCGTGCCGACGCTCGCGACGAACGATGTCCTTTACCATGCGCCCGAGCGCCGCCTGCTCCAGGATGTCGTCACCTGCATCCGCGAGAAATGCACGATCGACGAGCTTGGCGACCGGCGCGAACGCTTCGCCGATCGCTATCTGAAGTCCGCGGCCGAGATGGAGCGGCTGTTCCGCCGCTACCTCAAGGATGCCTCGCCGGTCGCGCGGACGCTCGAATTCGCCGAGCGCTGCGCCTTCAGCCTCGAGGAACTCAAATATCAATATCCCGACGAAATCGGCGACAGCGGCCGCACGCCGCAAGAGGAGCTTGAGCGCCTGACCTGGGAGAAAGCACCCGCCCGCTATCCCGAGGGCATCGACGGCAAGATCCGCGACCAGCTCGAACATGAACTTCAATTGATCGGACAGCTCGATTACGCACCCTATTTTCTAACGGTCCACTCGATCGTTGCCGAAGCACGCCGCCGCGAGATTCTTTGCCAGGGCCGGGGTTCCGCGGCGAACAGCGCGGTCTGCTATGTGCTCGGCATCACCTCGATCGATCCCGTGCGATCGGAGCTATTGTTCGAGCGGTTCGTCAGCGCCGAACGGCGCGAGCCGCCCGATATCGATGTCGATTTCGAACATGAGCGGCGCGAGGAAATCATCCAGTGGATCTACGAGACCTATGGCCGGACGCGCAGCGCGCTCACCGCCGTCGTCACGCGCTACCGCTCGCGCGGCGCGGTGCGCGAGGTCGGCAAGGCGCTGGGGCTCAGCGAAGATGTGACCGCCGGGCTCGCGGGCGCGGTCTGGGGCTATAGCCGCGACGGCGTCGAGGAGAAGCATGCCGAAGAGCTGAACCTCGACATGAGCGACAAGCGCCTCGCGCTGACGCTCGAACTCGCGCGCACGCTGATCAACACGCCGCGGCACTTGTCGCAGCATCCGGGCGGCTTCGTGCTGACGCGCGACCGGCTCGACGAGCTCGTGCCGATCGAGCCCGCGGCGATGGAGGATCGCCAGGTCATCGAATGGGACAAGGACGATATCGACGCGCTGGGGTTCATGAAGGTCGACATCCTCGCGCTCGGGATGCTGAGCTGCATGCGCCGCGCCTTCGAATTCCTCCGTAATGACAAGAGGATCGCGCACGATCTTTCTACGATCCCTGCGGAGGATCCCGCGACCTATAAGATGATCCGCAAGGCCGACACGCTCGGCGTCTTCCAGATCGAGAGCCGCGCGCAGATGGCTTCGATCCCGCTCATGGCGCCGAAGACCTTTTACGATCTCGTGATCCAGGTCGCGATCGTGCGGCCGGGCCCGATCCAGGGCGACATGGTCCATCCTTACCGCCGCCGCCGCAACGGCGAGGAGGCGGTGACTTATCCTACGCCGGAGCTGCGCCGCGTGCTCGAGAAGACCTTGGGCGTGCCTTTGTTCCAGGAGCAGGCGATGCGCGTCGCGATCGAATGCGCGGGATTCACGGCGAGCGAGGCCGATTTGCTCCGCCGCGCGATGGCGACCTTCAAACTCACCGGCGGGGTCTCGCATTTTCGCGACAAGCTGATCGATGGCATGGTGCGCCGCGGCTATGAGCGCGAGTTCGCCGAAAAGACCTTCAAGCAGATCGAGGGCTTCGGCTCCTATGGCTTCCCCGAAAGCCATGCCGCGAGCTTCGCGCTCATCGCCTATGCCTCGTCGTGGATGAAATGCCATCATCCCGACGCCTTCTGCGCCGCGCTCCTCAACGCCCAGCCGATGGGATTCTACGCGCCCGCGCAGATCGTCCGCGACGCGCGCCAGCACGGCGTCGAGGTCCGCCCGATCGATGTCAACATGAGCCGCTGGGACTGCTCGCTCGAGCCCGGCGACGCGCGGCATGGAAACGGCAAATATCTCGCGGTCCGCCTTGGCCTCCGCATGGTCCGCGGCCTCGCCAATGAGGACGGCGCCGCGATCGTCGCCGCCCGCGCGGGCCTACCCTATACGAGCGCCGAGGAGATCCAGCGCCGCGCGGGGGTCGGGCGCGGAGCGCTCGACCGCATCGGCGACGCCGACGGCTTCGCCTCGCTCGGAAGCTCGCGCCGGGAAGGGCTGTGGGAGGTGAAAGGCTTGGGCCATGCCGCCCTTCCCCTCTTTCAGGCTGCCGACGAACGCGCCGGACGTCTCCAGCGCGAAGCGCTGGAACCCGAGACATTGCTCGCGCCGATGGGCGAAGGCGCCGAGGTGGTCGAGGATTACCGGGCGTCGGGCCTGTCGCTTCGCGCGCATCCCCTCGCCTTTCTCCGCGACGAACTCAGGGCCAGGAAATTCATCACCTGCGAGGAGCTTCAGACGACGAAGGACGGCCGCTGGGTCAACCTCGCGGGCGTCGTACTTGTGCGCCAGAAGCCGGGCTCGGCGAAGGGCGTCATGTTCATCACCCTCGAAGATGAGACCAATGTCGCCAATCTCGTGGTCTGGACCAAGGTCTTCGAAGCCAATCGCCGCATCGTGCTCGGGGCCTCGATGATGGGCGTGCGCGGACAGGTGCAGCGCGAGGGCGATGTCATCCATGTCATCGCGCAGCGGCTCGAGGATATGTCGCCAATGCTCGCGAGCGTCGGCAACCGGCAGGATGTCTCGGACATCTACCGTGTCAGCCGCGCCGACGTCGTGAAGAGCCCCGTCAGTCCGGACCCGCGCGATCCCGAGACGCGGCCGCTCGGCCGCAATCCCCGCGATATCTATATCCCCGACCTTCGGCTCGGCTCGGGCATCGTCCCGGGTCAGCCGACCAAAGGCATCAAGATCAAGCCGCGCGATTTTCGCTGA
- a CDS encoding Y-family DNA polymerase — MRRVVSLFLPHWSTDRLRRKTSKPRPDAATSARPLVTAVPDHGRRIVAATCQEARALGISPGMTITKARAFAPELDVVDADPEADAEGLRRLALWAGRRYSPMVAPDPPNGIWLDVTGCAALFGSERALLKDLHRRTAAFGLSLQIAVADTAGCAHAAARYVPAGRPVTVEPGAHRKAIALLPIAALRLPPADVEALRKLGFERIEQLIGAPRGPLAKRFGCALHRRLDQALGTLPEPIEPIFPEQLPRARRGFMEPIATAEAFAQVIGDLAGDVASQLGRAGKGARRLDCFFHRVDGHTQAIRIGTAAPSRDPAHLAKLLAAKIESIEPGLGIEAMTLVAPLIEDQGARQGEGLESLARRGPDLAALVDALANRFGQRGLHRAEACPSIMPERSVALVPALQGGESQPFADDLPRPSRMLARPEPIDVIALLPDDAPRMFVWRRKRYRVTQGDGPERLHGEWWRDGGIEGETPLSVRDYYQVETEGGGRYWLFRLGDGVHASTGSMRWFVHGAFA; from the coding sequence ATGCGACGGGTCGTATCGCTCTTCCTGCCGCACTGGTCGACCGACCGGCTGCGCAGGAAGACCAGCAAGCCTCGGCCTGACGCCGCGACCTCTGCGCGCCCGCTCGTTACCGCGGTCCCCGACCATGGCCGGCGGATCGTCGCGGCGACGTGCCAAGAGGCGCGCGCCCTCGGCATATCGCCCGGCATGACGATCACGAAAGCGAGGGCGTTCGCGCCCGAGCTCGACGTCGTCGATGCCGATCCCGAAGCCGACGCCGAGGGCCTGCGCCGCCTCGCCCTCTGGGCGGGCCGGCGCTATTCGCCGATGGTTGCACCCGATCCTCCGAACGGCATTTGGCTCGACGTCACCGGCTGCGCGGCGCTGTTCGGGAGCGAGCGCGCGCTGCTGAAGGATCTCCACCGGCGCACCGCCGCATTCGGGCTGTCGCTCCAGATCGCGGTCGCCGACACGGCGGGCTGCGCGCATGCCGCGGCCCGCTATGTGCCGGCGGGCCGCCCGGTGACCGTCGAGCCCGGCGCGCATCGCAAGGCGATCGCATTGCTGCCGATCGCGGCGCTGCGCCTGCCCCCCGCCGACGTCGAGGCCTTGCGCAAACTCGGGTTCGAACGCATCGAGCAGCTGATCGGCGCCCCGCGCGGCCCGCTCGCGAAGCGCTTCGGGTGCGCGCTCCATCGCCGGCTCGACCAGGCGCTGGGCACCCTGCCCGAGCCGATCGAGCCGATATTCCCCGAGCAATTGCCGCGCGCGCGGCGCGGCTTCATGGAGCCGATCGCGACGGCCGAGGCCTTCGCGCAGGTCATCGGCGATCTTGCGGGGGACGTCGCGAGCCAGCTCGGCCGCGCCGGCAAGGGGGCGCGGCGCCTCGACTGCTTTTTCCACCGGGTCGATGGCCACACCCAGGCGATCCGCATCGGCACCGCCGCGCCGTCGCGCGATCCGGCGCATCTCGCGAAGCTGCTCGCCGCGAAGATCGAGAGTATCGAGCCCGGTCTCGGGATCGAGGCGATGACGCTCGTTGCGCCGCTGATCGAGGACCAGGGCGCCCGGCAAGGTGAAGGGCTAGAAAGCCTTGCCCGCCGCGGCCCCGATCTTGCCGCGCTCGTCGATGCGCTCGCCAACCGGTTCGGCCAGCGCGGCCTTCACCGCGCCGAGGCTTGTCCAAGCATAATGCCCGAGCGGTCCGTGGCGCTCGTGCCGGCGCTGCAGGGCGGCGAGAGCCAGCCCTTCGCCGACGATCTCCCCCGCCCCTCGCGGATGCTCGCTCGGCCCGAGCCGATCGACGTGATCGCGCTGCTGCCCGACGATGCGCCGCGCATGTTCGTCTGGCGCCGCAAGCGCTACCGGGTGACGCAGGGCGACGGTCCCGAGCGCCTCCATGGCGAATGGTGGCGCGATGGCGGCATCGAGGGAGAAACGCCGCTCAGCGTTCGCGACTATTATCAGGTCGAGACGGAGGGCGGCGGACGCTATTGGCTTTTCCGCCTTGGCGACGGCGTCCATGCCTCGACCGGGTCTATGCGCTGGTTCGTCCACGGAGCTTTTGCGTGA
- a CDS encoding ImuA family protein, with protein MRQSAVLADLRAKIARIEGVAARHDVIPFELDAVDSRLPGGGLATGALHEVAGSPELADDASATIFLAGILARTEGPVFWCLRWRDLFAPALHLAGLHPDRLIHVEAGSDTNVLLAMEECLRHQGLAGVVGEVAKYTVTASKRLQLAAETSGVPAFLFRRASKTGPAVEGTAALTRWRVTAIPSEDLGIPSLGRPRWRVDLERVRGGNPHQWILEGCDATGRIALPAALVDRPAAQEDQQASA; from the coding sequence ATGCGCCAATCCGCCGTCCTCGCCGATCTTCGCGCCAAAATTGCGCGAATCGAAGGCGTGGCCGCGCGTCATGACGTCATCCCGTTCGAACTTGATGCCGTCGACTCGCGCCTGCCCGGCGGCGGGCTGGCGACAGGCGCGCTCCACGAGGTCGCGGGCAGTCCCGAACTCGCCGACGATGCGAGCGCGACGATCTTCCTTGCGGGCATTCTCGCCCGAACCGAAGGCCCCGTCTTCTGGTGCCTGCGCTGGCGCGACCTCTTCGCCCCTGCCCTCCATCTTGCGGGCCTTCATCCGGACCGACTGATCCATGTCGAGGCGGGCAGCGACACCAATGTCCTGCTCGCAATGGAGGAATGCCTCCGCCACCAGGGTCTCGCCGGGGTAGTCGGCGAGGTCGCCAAATATACGGTCACCGCGTCCAAGCGGCTCCAGCTCGCCGCCGAGACCTCGGGCGTTCCCGCCTTTCTGTTCCGCCGCGCCTCGAAGACCGGGCCGGCGGTCGAAGGGACGGCCGCGCTGACGCGCTGGCGGGTGACCGCCATCCCGAGCGAGGATCTCGGGATCCCGAGCCTCGGACGTCCGCGCTGGCGCGTCGATCTCGAACGGGTGCGCGGCGGCAATCCGCATCAATGGATATTGGAGGGGTGCGATGCGACGGGTCGTATCGCTCTTCCTGCCGCACTGGTCGACCGACCGGCTGCGCAGGAAGACCAGCAAGCCTCGGCCTGA
- a CDS encoding DUF736 domain-containing protein has product MATIAKLVAKADGSFEGTLATLSVTAPIAILPNGRKVKDSEPDYRVISKKNGFELGAGWIRTSQTTGAEYVSVSLSAPELGTMYCNIANAPGDDASQKVLIWNPPS; this is encoded by the coding sequence ATGGCCACTATCGCAAAACTCGTCGCCAAGGCCGACGGCAGCTTCGAAGGCACGCTTGCAACCCTCAGTGTTACCGCGCCGATCGCGATCCTGCCCAACGGCCGCAAGGTCAAGGACAGCGAGCCGGATTACCGGGTCATCAGCAAGAAAAACGGATTCGAACTGGGCGCCGGCTGGATCCGGACCTCGCAGACGACCGGCGCCGAATATGTCTCGGTCTCGCTCTCGGCCCCCGAACTCGGCACGATGTACTGCAACATCGCCAATGCGCCGGGCGACGACGCCTCACAGAAGGTTCTGATCTGGAACCCGCCCAGCTGA
- a CDS encoding DMT family transporter codes for MRVRDFFLLTLVCLIWAFNNVLSKIIVDNWAIPPLFYAALRFAVVALVMLPWLWPIPRPAWRILLIALLMGGGNFALLFIALQTASPSATAIILQLGVPFTILLSVLMLGERIHWRRGLGIGLTLLGVLIVTWRPEGFSLSAGLGFVVAAAFAGSAGAVLMKQVEDVTPFRFQAWVGFVSIIVLGIGSALFEEGHIAAATAVGWPFAIAVLFTGLSYRSALTRPIII; via the coding sequence GTGCGCGTGCGCGATTTTTTCCTTCTCACATTGGTCTGCCTGATCTGGGCCTTCAACAATGTGCTGAGCAAGATCATCGTCGACAATTGGGCGATCCCGCCGCTTTTCTATGCGGCGCTCCGCTTCGCCGTCGTCGCGCTGGTCATGCTGCCCTGGCTCTGGCCGATCCCGCGCCCGGCATGGCGGATCCTGCTGATCGCGCTGTTGATGGGCGGCGGCAATTTCGCGCTGCTGTTCATCGCGCTCCAGACCGCGTCACCCTCGGCGACCGCGATCATCCTCCAGCTCGGGGTGCCCTTCACGATCCTGCTCTCCGTGCTGATGCTCGGCGAGCGGATCCACTGGCGCCGCGGGCTCGGCATCGGCCTGACCCTGCTCGGCGTGCTCATCGTCACCTGGCGCCCGGAGGGATTTTCCCTGTCGGCGGGGCTAGGCTTCGTGGTGGCTGCCGCCTTCGCTGGCTCCGCCGGCGCGGTGCTGATGAAGCAGGTCGAGGATGTCACGCCATTTCGTTTTCAGGCCTGGGTGGGTTTTGTCTCGATCATCGTGCTGGGGATCGGATCCGCATTGTTCGAAGAAGGACATATCGCGGCGGCGACGGCGGTCGGATGGCCTTTTGCGATCGCGGTGCTGTTTACCGGCTTGTCGTATCGGTCGGCGCTCACTCGGCCTATTATCATCTGA
- a CDS encoding DUF736 domain-containing protein, with amino-acid sequence MSKIGSFKLVSGEYLGEIVTLSVQARPVRIVPEKNSTGNAPSHRVFVSDAEVGAAWQKTSQDNRPYLSVKLDDPSFIAPIFAQLFPGEEGEHDLVWNRQQRRGDN; translated from the coding sequence ATGAGCAAGATCGGAAGCTTCAAACTGGTGTCGGGCGAATATCTCGGCGAGATCGTAACGCTCTCGGTGCAGGCGAGGCCGGTCCGCATCGTTCCGGAAAAGAATTCCACCGGCAATGCGCCGAGCCACCGCGTCTTCGTCAGCGATGCCGAAGTGGGCGCCGCCTGGCAAAAGACGAGCCAGGACAACAGGCCCTATCTCTCGGTCAAGCTCGACGATCCGAGCTTCATCGCGCCGATTTTCGCGCAGCTCTTCCCGGGCGAGGAGGGCGAGCATGATCTCGTCTGGAACCGCCAGCAGCGCCGCGGCGACAATTGA
- a CDS encoding transcriptional regulator domain-containing protein, whose translation MEQAAGWQSPYFQKIFEQYDRADFAQEFLRRNPAYRRAYAAAAAARGAERRRRLRRLASRWGLVFRPGP comes from the coding sequence ATGGAACAGGCAGCCGGGTGGCAGTCGCCATATTTTCAGAAAATATTCGAGCAATATGATCGCGCCGATTTCGCGCAGGAGTTCCTGCGGCGAAATCCGGCCTATCGCCGTGCCTATGCGGCCGCCGCCGCGGCGCGGGGCGCCGAGCGGCGCCGGCGCTTGCGGCGGCTCGCCAGCCGCTGGGGGTTGGTTTTTCGCCCTGGACCCTGA
- a CDS encoding DUF2285 domain-containing protein yields the protein MAPALWQPQSCAFVTIARPAPKGFAALRLAEIFDGPEVSAELLAYRDWHVVLRAGGRRYRLLIRRCLANERLAFLAPADAETELRASLIMSLHRELLHIGGGAPPTGSAPGPTERWRLVQWLRLLDALDEGAPAREIAAALLLADAGGYSASEWDASSERRRIARWQRAAIAMRDGGFSALLRSA from the coding sequence GTGGCACCCGCCCTGTGGCAGCCGCAATCATGCGCCTTCGTCACCATCGCCCGCCCCGCGCCGAAGGGCTTCGCGGCGCTGCGCCTCGCTGAAATATTCGATGGACCCGAAGTGTCGGCAGAACTTCTTGCCTACCGCGACTGGCATGTCGTGCTGCGTGCGGGGGGACGTCGCTACCGGCTGTTGATCCGGCGCTGCCTTGCGAACGAGCGTCTTGCCTTCCTCGCCCCGGCCGACGCCGAGACCGAGCTTCGTGCCTCGTTGATCATGTCCCTGCACCGGGAACTGCTCCACATCGGCGGCGGTGCGCCGCCGACCGGGAGCGCGCCCGGGCCGACCGAGCGCTGGCGGCTCGTCCAGTGGCTGCGTCTTCTCGACGCGCTGGACGAAGGCGCGCCGGCTCGCGAGATCGCCGCGGCGCTGCTGCTTGCCGATGCCGGCGGCTATTCGGCTTCCGAATGGGATGCCTCGAGCGAACGGCGGCGTATCGCACGCTGGCAGCGTGCTGCCATTGCGATGCGCGACGGCGGCTTCAGCGCCCTGCTTCGCTCGGCCTGA
- a CDS encoding helix-turn-helix transcriptional regulator produces the protein MSDRPVPVAPRYLRTPEAAVHLSLSPTTLEKHRCYGTGPRYHKLGGRIVYAIADLDAWAAIGRKTSTSDPGAGTISPLRPGRR, from the coding sequence TTGTCCGACCGTCCCGTGCCCGTCGCACCGCGCTATTTGAGGACGCCGGAGGCGGCGGTTCATCTCAGCCTCTCGCCGACGACGCTCGAAAAGCATCGCTGCTACGGAACCGGCCCGCGCTACCATAAGCTCGGCGGCCGCATCGTCTATGCGATCGCCGATCTCGACGCGTGGGCGGCGATCGGGCGCAAGACCTCGACCTCCGATCCCGGCGCCGGAACCATCTCGCCGCTTCGCCCGGGGCGCCGCTGA
- a CDS encoding DUF2840 domain-containing protein, which translates to MRALQAAQPSAATAACRADGAAKPSSASGLTDVELTWIAGRLEQWIRFGRVAADRIVNRRTRIASFRPGAIFAFIRWTSNDFGTIHSSIAIVEAVTPGSPYATYPFIRPGGDLLLRLDGWPKVEQVLKAIDAIEAADVDPCDVAPDHWRHIGSQLSAGLPFRPYGADRHAAWLRRKAIGS; encoded by the coding sequence ATGCGCGCGCTTCAGGCCGCGCAGCCATCCGCCGCGACGGCTGCCTGCCGCGCCGATGGCGCCGCCAAGCCGTCGTCGGCCTCCGGCCTGACTGACGTCGAGCTGACATGGATTGCAGGCCGTCTCGAGCAATGGATACGCTTCGGACGCGTCGCGGCGGACCGCATTGTCAATCGCCGGACGCGTATCGCCTCCTTCCGGCCCGGCGCCATCTTCGCGTTCATACGCTGGACCTCGAACGATTTCGGAACGATCCATTCGAGCATCGCGATCGTCGAGGCCGTCACGCCGGGGTCGCCGTACGCGACCTATCCGTTCATCCGGCCCGGCGGCGACCTGCTGCTCCGTCTCGATGGCTGGCCGAAGGTCGAGCAGGTCCTGAAGGCCATCGATGCGATCGAAGCGGCGGACGTCGATCCGTGCGACGTCGCGCCCGATCACTGGCGCCATATCGGTAGCCAGCTTTCCGCCGGACTGCCGTTCCGGCCCTATGGGGCCGACCGCCACGCCGCATGGCTGCGGCGCAAGGCGATCGGTTCATGA
- a CDS encoding S26 family signal peptidase, with product MRRRRLRAALVPGVIFAGLFGAVAALAPQPRLVWNASASMPIGLYGVEVGRRPQAGELALIDPPERVAALLAERGYLPRGVPLLKRVAASDGALVCRSGSFVTVDGRGAARAHARDRSGRPLPRWLGCRRLQRGEYFVLGAAPGSFDSRYFGPLPAAAVIGTAHPLFTRDAPGTPLRWRTGAPHPPSTAYEKEPQ from the coding sequence ATGAGGCGGCGCCGGCTCCGCGCGGCGCTCGTTCCGGGGGTAATCTTCGCCGGGCTGTTCGGCGCGGTCGCTGCGCTCGCGCCGCAGCCCCGGCTCGTCTGGAACGCGAGCGCGAGCATGCCCATCGGCCTTTACGGCGTCGAGGTCGGGCGCCGGCCGCAGGCCGGCGAGCTTGCGCTGATCGACCCGCCCGAGCGTGTCGCGGCGTTGCTCGCGGAGCGCGGTTATCTGCCACGCGGCGTGCCGCTGCTGAAACGCGTCGCTGCCAGCGACGGTGCGCTCGTCTGCCGGAGCGGCAGCTTTGTGACGGTCGATGGCAGAGGGGCCGCGAGAGCCCATGCGCGCGACCGATCGGGCCGGCCGCTGCCGCGCTGGCTCGGCTGCCGCCGCCTTCAGCGCGGCGAATATTTTGTCCTCGGTGCCGCGCCGGGCAGCTTCGACAGCCGCTATTTCGGGCCGCTGCCTGCAGCGGCCGTGATCGGCACCGCCCATCCGCTGTTCACCCGCGATGCCCCCGGCACGCCGCTGCGCTGGCGCACGGGCGCTCCGCATCCCCCTTCCACCGCGTATGAAAAGGAACCCCAGTGA
- a CDS encoding DUF736 domain-containing protein: MIIGNFQSADDGFAGQIRTLLLDAMIAIVPAQPSDTENAPAWRVLLVEADNGIEIGAGWERRSERAGSYVALQIDDPVLGAPIRANLLRSAQNEDEYHLLWSRPMPRDKA; the protein is encoded by the coding sequence ATGATTATCGGCAATTTTCAATCCGCAGACGACGGCTTCGCGGGGCAGATCCGCACGCTTCTTCTCGATGCGATGATCGCGATCGTTCCGGCGCAGCCGTCCGACACCGAGAACGCGCCCGCATGGCGCGTTCTCCTGGTCGAGGCCGACAATGGCATAGAGATCGGGGCGGGATGGGAACGGCGCAGCGAGCGCGCCGGATCCTATGTCGCGCTGCAGATCGACGACCCCGTGCTCGGTGCACCGATCCGCGCCAACCTGCTGCGCTCGGCGCAGAATGAAGACGAATACCATCTTCTCTGGTCGCGGCCTATGCCGCGCGACAAGGCCTGA